The following proteins are co-located in the Camelina sativa cultivar DH55 chromosome 12, Cs, whole genome shotgun sequence genome:
- the LOC104729968 gene encoding uncharacterized protein LOC104729968 translates to MEEDTVAVTGGASSRYALKQGRIKNEDILICIDVDAESRAEMKTTGTNGKPLIRMECVKQAIILFIHNKLSINPDHRFAFATLSKSAAWLKKDFTSNVESAVASLRGLSANKTSSRADLTLLFRAAAQEAKISRSQNRIFRVILIYCRSSMRPTHDWPLNQKLFTLDVMYLHDKPSPDNCPQDVYDSLVDAVEHVSEYEGYIFESGQGLARSVFKPMSMLLSHPQQRCAQDDLDIPRSLAKKVPVTEATNAVDHYNGNNIQIIS, encoded by the exons ATGGAGGAAGACACTGTGGCGGTGACCGGAGGTGCATCGAGTCGATACGCGCTGAAACAGGGTCGTATAAAAAACGAAGACATACTCATATGTATAGATGTAGATGCGGAATCGAGGGCGGAGATGAAGACCACTGGAACCAATGGTAAGCCTTTGATTAGGATGGAGTGCGTCAAGCAAGCCATTATCCTCTTCATCCACAATAAGCTCTCCATCAATCCTGATCATCGCTTTGCTTTCGCTACTCTCTCCAAATCAGCCGCTTGG CTGAAAAAGGATTTCACCAGCAATGTTGAATCTGCTGTTGCTTCCTTAAGAGGATTGTCAGCTAATAAAACCTCTAGTCGAGCGGATCTCACACTTCTCTTCCGGGCTGCGGCTCAGGAAGCCAAAATTTCCAGATCACAAAACCGAATTTTCAGGGTG ATTCTCATATACTGCAGGTCATCGATGAGACCAACACATGATTGGCCCTTAAACCAGAAGCTCTTCACATTGGATGTTATGTATCTGCATGACAAGCCAAGTCCTGATAATTGTCCTCAAGATGTGTATGACTCTCTCGTCGATGCTGTAGAACATGTTTCAGAGTATGAAGGTTACATATTTGAGAGTGGTCAAGGGCTTGCACGGTCTGTTTTCAAGCCCATGTCGATGTTGTTATCTCATCCTCAACAAAGATGTGCTCAAGATGATCTTGACATCCCCAGGTCTCTTGCTAAGAAGGTGCCTGTGACTGAGGCGACAAATGCTGTAGATCATTACAATGGGAACAATATTCAGATCATAAGCTAA